A genomic segment from Pelobates fuscus isolate aPelFus1 chromosome 7, aPelFus1.pri, whole genome shotgun sequence encodes:
- the PTGFR gene encoding prostaglandin F2-alpha receptor, which yields MNNSSETIVFGSQEAPSNTTYLMEQKISVFFSIVFMTVGIISNGVAFIILMKAYQRFRKKSKASFLLFASGLVVTDLFGHLINGTIAVFVYAFNRDWMRFDRSNILCSIFGMCMVFFGLCPLLLGCVMAVERCIGVTKPIFHSTKMTSRHAKIILSLVWLFAILVALLPILTLRDYHIQGSRTWCFLKTEQVENWMDQFNLLFFSSLGLLSLAISFLCNAMTGLTLLRSKMKNQQYRQGRSHHIEMIVQLLAIMCVCCICWAPFLITMANIGLNGDSLESRKTILFSLRMATWNQILDPWVYILLRKTILKKLFRITRRCCGVEMIRIHTWEFSSFKNSLKVATISDSSGCTRTNTLNNSRKVSTNQKSELTENKQSFILSEI from the exons ATGAACAACAGTTCGGAAACAATAGTGTTTGGTAGTCAGGAAGCGCCCTCCAACACAACCTACCTCATGGAACAGAAAATATcagtatttttttcaattgtgtTTATGACAGTTGGGATAATCTCAAACGGCGTGGCTTTTATCATTCTTATGAAAGCCTACCAAAGATTTCGGAAGAAGTCAAAAGCTTCATTTCTGCTGTTTGCCAGTGGTTTGGTGGTCACCGACCTCTTTGGTCATCTCATTAATGGAACCATTGCTGTTTTTGTCTACGCATTCAACAGAGACTGGATGAGATTTGATCGCTCGAATATTCTTTGCAGCATATTTGGCATGTGCATGGTGTTCTTTGGACTGTGCCCGCTTCTTTTGGGTTGTGTGATGGCAGTAGAGCGGTGTATAGGGGTTACAAAACCAATCTTTCACTCTACAAAAATGACTTCAAGACATGCAAAGATCATCTTGAGTTTGGTATGGCTCTTTGCCATTTTAGTTGCATTATTACCTATATTAACGTTGAGAGACTATCACATACAAGGATCGAGAACCTGGTGCTTCTTAAAGACTGAACAGGTTGAGAACTGGATGGATCAATTTAATCTACTCTTTTTCTCTTCACTTGGGCTTCTGTCCCTTGCCATCTCATTTTTGTGCAATGCAATGACCGGGCTAACGCTACTCAGATCCAAAATGAAAAACCAGCAGTATCGACAGGGACGATCTCATCATATAGAAATGATTGTCCAGCTCTTGGCTATTATGTGTGTCTGTTGTATCTGCTGGGCTCCATTTCTG ATAACAATGGCTAACATTGGATTAAATGGTGATTCATTGGAGTCTCGGAAGACCATCCTATTTTCTCTCCGAATGGCCACATGGAATCAAATCTTAGACCCTTGGGTTTATATCCTTCTGAGAAAAACTATTCTCAAAAAACTTTTTCGGATCACGAGGCGCTGTTGTGGTGTAGAAATGATTCGTATACACACGTGGGAGTTTAGTTCTTTTAAAAACTCTTTAAAAGTGGCCACCATCTCTGATTCGTCTGGCTGTACAAGAACAAACACTTTAAACAACTCCAGAAAAGTTAGCACCAATCAAAAATCAGAGCTAACTGAAAACAAACAATCATTTATTTTGAGTGAAATCTAG